A genomic segment from Oncorhynchus keta strain PuntledgeMale-10-30-2019 chromosome 7, Oket_V2, whole genome shotgun sequence encodes:
- the LOC118386301 gene encoding TBC1 domain family member 8-like isoform X1 — MWLNPEEVLLKNALKLWVTEKSNDFFILQRRRGHGDSGGKFTGLLVGALDTVLDSNARVTPFRILLQVPGSQVSWTIACGAAVEDMNRHWDWLVQNLLHSLSVFENKEDVASFVKGKVKGLIAEEVRGKQAAQEEDPEKFREVLLKFELRFGLPSSEKLVTTYSCCCWKGRVPRHGWLYLSINHMAFYSFLLGKEVKFVIPWVEVTRLEQVSTGLMTDMVRVTTRRRQRDFSMFLSLDEAFGVMGQLADIALRRLLDSGGLELDQVLQQSSNITKRVLEEQALRAYVLALFRLPRAECLQEVALCSVWTPHARCHTAGTLYTTDSYLCFASREEGHCSLLIPLSEVISIEKAESTSLLPNPVIVSVRSKKAFQLIELQDRDSLVDSLMSRLRALQWKHSMFHSKKSLTSSSPYYTFYYDTMYCDGEEIEERALRHTVNTEALMAYYHHSQPDLNNSTATMEQVKERLWDDHFSAYGRGVHMFRTEKIQKLVAMGIPESLRGELWMTFSDSSSELASHPDYYSGLVTESIGHSSLATEEIERDLHRSLPDHPAFQNVTGIAALRRVLTAYAHRNPKIGYCQSMNILASVLLLYTKEEEAFWLLVAVCERMLPDYFNRRVIGAQVDQSVFEELIQERLPELAEHIPDLSPLSSLSLSWFLTLFLSVLPFRSAVCVVDCFFFHGIKAIFQLGLAVLDANAAALCASADDGQALMILTGFLDHVKYDENPSPPAPHPPSSPRGEEECSTTVELHTLITDLIIDSYEKFGDLTVRRLERLRCRHRIQVLQAHEDITKENALRVVTPDVSLSPENLADVYDLFKTEHFINLYWGDGSTTVALQHHDPGQPYVEQYRVDRAQFKSLYVLLVPWLCGLHTDTVAHRTFTLLDQDRDLLITFRKFAGWLDTLYCEELNEKIRLLYRLHIPPALTESEDDSPPLKSPLLSTTRPLHIEMPNAPVCVHVEEEIRDYQEQLKQMLKDLAQEKNVEKPLPLMNQREFIQFCKTLYSMFHGNPDENELFQAIATVTSLVLQIGEVGHRSRSEVSSEGGAGDEVEEDHREGSQEDHPVFSTKEGDGERQEGTRKSSERSESSSEWTVSYAQILASLLTEQQLVNFFEKPLDLSAKVAVAKVKQYHERAGLLMLQQGTS; from the exons GTCTTCTGGTGGGGGCTCTGGACACAGTGCTGGACTCCAACGCCCGGGTCACACCATTCCGTATCCTGCTACAGGTGCCTGGGTCACAGGTCAGCTGGACTATAGCTTGTG GTGCTGCTGTTGAGGACATGAACAGGCATTGGGACTGGCTGGTCCAGAAtctactccactctctctcagtATTTGAGAACAAGGAGGATGTCGCCAGCTTCGTCAAAGGGAAAGTCAAG ggTCTGATAGcagaggaggtgagggggaagCAGGCGGCTCAAGAGGAGGACCCAGAGAAGTTCCGGGAGGTACTGCTGAAGTTTGAGCTGCGTTTCGGCCTGCCCTCCTCAGAGAAGCTGGTCACCACCTACTCCTGCTGCTGCTGGAAGGGACGCGTTCCCCGGCATGGCTGGCTCTACCTCAGCATCAACCACATGGCCTTCTACTCCTTCCTGCTGGGAAAGGAAG tgaagTTTGTGATCCCGTGGGTGGAGGTGACGAGGCTGGAGCAGGTCTCCACTGGCCTCATGACGGACATGGTGCGTGTGACAACGCGGCGGCGCCAGCGGGACTTCTCTATGTTCCTGAGCCTGGATGAGGCGTTCGGGGTCATGGGTCAGCTGGCTGACATCGCACTGCGACGCCTGCTGGACAGCGGAGGTCTAGAACTGGATCAAGTCCTCCAGCAGTCCTCCAACATCACCAAGAG GGTTCTGGAGGAGCAGGCATTGAGGGCGTACGTCCTGGCTCTTTTCCGGCTACCGCGGGCCGAGTGTCTCCAGGAGGTGGCTCTGTGTTCAGTGTGGACGCCCCATGCCCGCTGCCACACAGCTGGAACACTCTACACCACCGACAGCTACCTATGTTTCGCCAGTCGAGAGGAGGGCCACTGCAGCCTGCTCATCCCCCTTTCAGAG GTGATCTCCATAGAGAAGGCTGAGAGCACCAGCCTGCTGCCCAACCCAGTGATCGTTAGTGTGAGGAGTAAGAAGGCCTTCCAGCTGATCGAGCTGCAGgacagagacagcctggtggataGTCTGATGTCACGGCTCAGAGCCCTGCAATGGAAACACTCCATGTTCCACAGCAAGAAATCTCTG ACGTCCTCGTCTCCCTACTATACCTTCTACTATGACACCATGTACTGTGACGGGGAGGAGATCGAGGAGAGAGCACTACGTCACACAGTGAATACAGAGGCTCTGATGGCATACTACCACCACTCTCAACCTGACCTCAACAATAGCACGGCT aCCATGGAGCAGGTGAAAGAGCGTCTGTGGGATGACCACTTCTCTGCGTATGGTCGAGGTGTCCACATGTTCCGCACAGAGAAGATCCAGAAGCTGGTTGCCATGGGAATACCAGAGTCGCTACGGGGAGAGCTATGGATGACCTTCTCTG ACTCATCGTCAGAGTTGGCTTCCCACCCAGACTACTACTCGGGGCTGGTGACGGAGTCTATAGGGCACAGCAGCCTCGCCACGGAGGAGATCGAGAGAGATCTGCACCGCTCGCTGCCCGACCACCCCGCCTTCCAGAACGTCACGGGCATCGCTGCCCTACGCCGTGTCCTCACCGCATATGCCCACCGCAACCCCAAGATTGGTTACTGCCAG TCAATGAATATCCTGGCATCTGTGCTGCTGCTGTACACTAAAGAGGAGGAGGCCTTCTGGCTGCTGGtggctgtgtgtgagagaatgcTGCCTGACTATTTCAACCGCAGAGTCATAG GTGCTCAGGTGGACCAGTCAGTGTTTGAAGAGCTGATCCAGGAGCGTCTTCCCGAGCTGGCCGAGCACATTCCcgacctctcccccctctcttccctctccctgtcctggtTCCTCACCCTCTTCCTCAGTGTGCTTCCCTTCCGCAGCGCCGTCTGTGTGGTAGACTGCTTCTTCTTCCACGGCATCAAAGCCATCTTCCAGCTAGGGTTAGCTGTGCTGGATGCGAACGCTGCGGCACTGTGTGCTAGTGCAGATGACGGCCAGGCCCTCATGATCCTCACTGG CTTTCTGGACCACGTGAAGTACGATGAGAATCCGTCTCCACCTGCCCCTCACCCTCCCTCGTCTccgaggggggaggaggagtgcAGCACGACTGTAGAACTACACACCCTGATCACAGACCTCATCATTGACTCCTATGAG AAATTTGGAGACCTGACGGTGAGACGATTAGAGCGGTTGCGATGCAGACACCGGATCCAGGTTCTCCAAGCACACGAGGACATCACCAAGGAGAACGCT ctcAGGGTGGTGACCccagatgtctctctctcccctgaaaaCCTGGCTGATGTCTACGATCTCTTCAAG ACAGAGCACTTCATCAACCTGTACTGGGGTGATGGGAGCACCACTGTGGCTCTCCAGCACCATGACCCAGGCCAGCCCTATGTGGAGCAGTACAGAGTGGACCGTGCCCAGTTCAAAAGCCTGTACGTGCTACTGGTTCCCTGGCTGTGTGGCCTCCACACTGACACCGTGGCCCACCGGACCTTCACACTGCTGGACCAGGACAGAGACTTACTCATCACCTTCAGAAAGTTTGCCGGGTGGCTGG ACACACTATACTGTGAGGAACTGAATGAGAAGATCAGACTTCTGTATCGTTTGCACATACCTCCAG CTCTGACTGAgagtgaggatgactctcctccacTGAAGAGCCCTCTGCTGTCCACTACCAGACCACTCCATATAGAGATGCCGAATG ctcctgtgtgtgttcatgttgaggaggagatcagagactATCAGGAGCAGTTGAAGCAGATGTTGAAGGACCTGGCTCAGGAGAAGAATGTGGAGAAACCGCTACCTCTAATGAACCAG AGGGAGTTCATCCAGTTTTGTAAGACCCTCTACAGCATGTTCCATGGCAACCCAGACGAGAACGAGCTCTTTCAGGCCATCGCTACAGTGACCAGCCTGGTGCTGCAGATCGGTGAGGTCGGCCACCGCAGCCGGTCAGAGGTCAGCAGCGAGGGCGGGGCCGGAGAcgaggtagaggaggatcacagGGAGGGGAGTCAAGAAGACCACCCTGTCTTCAGCACCaaagaaggagatggagagaggcaggaggggacCAGGAAGAGTTCCGAGCGGTCTGAGAGTTCGAGCGAGTGGACGGTCAGCTACGCTCAGATCCTGGCCTCGCTCCTCACAGAACAGCAGCTGGTCAACTTCTTTGAGAAACCACTGGACCTCTCAGCAAAGGTGGCTGTAGCAAAGGTGAAACAGTACCATGAAAGGGCCGGTCTGCTTATGCTTCAGCAAGGAACCAGCTGA
- the LOC118386301 gene encoding TBC1 domain family member 8-like isoform X2, which translates to MWLNPEEVLLKNALKLWVTEKSNDFFILQRRRGHGDSGGKFTGLLVGALDTVLDSNARVTPFRILLQVPGSQVSWTIACGAAVEDMNRHWDWLVQNLLHSLSVFENKEDVASFVKGKVKGLIAEEVRGKQAAQEEDPEKFREVLLKFELRFGLPSSEKLVTTYSCCCWKGRVPRHGWLYLSINHMAFYSFLLGKEVKFVIPWVEVTRLEQVSTGLMTDMVRVTTRRRQRDFSMFLSLDEAFGVMGQLADIALRRLLDSGGLELDQVLQQSSNITKRVLEEQALRAYVLALFRLPRAECLQEVALCSVWTPHARCHTAGTLYTTDSYLCFASREEGHCSLLIPLSEVISIEKAESTSLLPNPVIVSVRSKKAFQLIELQDRDSLVDSLMSRLRALQWKHSMFHSKKSLTSSSPYYTFYYDTMYCDGEEIEERALRHTVNTEALMAYYHHSQPDLNNSTATMEQVKERLWDDHFSAYGRGVHMFRTEKIQKLVAMGIPESLRGELWMTFSDSSSELASHPDYYSGLVTESIGHSSLATEEIERDLHRSLPDHPAFQNVTGIAALRRVLTAYAHRNPKIGYCQSMNILASVLLLYTKEEEAFWLLVAVCERMLPDYFNRRVIGAQVDQSVFEELIQERLPELAEHIPDLSPLSSLSLSWFLTLFLSVLPFRSAVCVVDCFFFHGIKAIFQLGLAVLDANAAALCASADDGQALMILTGFLDHVKYDENPSPPAPHPPSSPRGEEECSTTVELHTLITDLIIDSYEKFGDLTVRRLERLRCRHRIQVLQAHEDITKENALRVVTPDVSLSPENLADVYDLFKTEHFINLYWGDGSTTVALQHHDPGQPYVEQYRVDRAQFKSLYVLLVPWLCGLHTDTVAHRTFTLLDQDRDLLITFRKFAGWLDTLYCEELNEKIRLLYRLHIPPALTESEDDSPPLKSPLLSTTRPLHIEMPNGGDQRLSGAVEADVEGPGSGEECGETATSNEPEGVHPVL; encoded by the exons GTCTTCTGGTGGGGGCTCTGGACACAGTGCTGGACTCCAACGCCCGGGTCACACCATTCCGTATCCTGCTACAGGTGCCTGGGTCACAGGTCAGCTGGACTATAGCTTGTG GTGCTGCTGTTGAGGACATGAACAGGCATTGGGACTGGCTGGTCCAGAAtctactccactctctctcagtATTTGAGAACAAGGAGGATGTCGCCAGCTTCGTCAAAGGGAAAGTCAAG ggTCTGATAGcagaggaggtgagggggaagCAGGCGGCTCAAGAGGAGGACCCAGAGAAGTTCCGGGAGGTACTGCTGAAGTTTGAGCTGCGTTTCGGCCTGCCCTCCTCAGAGAAGCTGGTCACCACCTACTCCTGCTGCTGCTGGAAGGGACGCGTTCCCCGGCATGGCTGGCTCTACCTCAGCATCAACCACATGGCCTTCTACTCCTTCCTGCTGGGAAAGGAAG tgaagTTTGTGATCCCGTGGGTGGAGGTGACGAGGCTGGAGCAGGTCTCCACTGGCCTCATGACGGACATGGTGCGTGTGACAACGCGGCGGCGCCAGCGGGACTTCTCTATGTTCCTGAGCCTGGATGAGGCGTTCGGGGTCATGGGTCAGCTGGCTGACATCGCACTGCGACGCCTGCTGGACAGCGGAGGTCTAGAACTGGATCAAGTCCTCCAGCAGTCCTCCAACATCACCAAGAG GGTTCTGGAGGAGCAGGCATTGAGGGCGTACGTCCTGGCTCTTTTCCGGCTACCGCGGGCCGAGTGTCTCCAGGAGGTGGCTCTGTGTTCAGTGTGGACGCCCCATGCCCGCTGCCACACAGCTGGAACACTCTACACCACCGACAGCTACCTATGTTTCGCCAGTCGAGAGGAGGGCCACTGCAGCCTGCTCATCCCCCTTTCAGAG GTGATCTCCATAGAGAAGGCTGAGAGCACCAGCCTGCTGCCCAACCCAGTGATCGTTAGTGTGAGGAGTAAGAAGGCCTTCCAGCTGATCGAGCTGCAGgacagagacagcctggtggataGTCTGATGTCACGGCTCAGAGCCCTGCAATGGAAACACTCCATGTTCCACAGCAAGAAATCTCTG ACGTCCTCGTCTCCCTACTATACCTTCTACTATGACACCATGTACTGTGACGGGGAGGAGATCGAGGAGAGAGCACTACGTCACACAGTGAATACAGAGGCTCTGATGGCATACTACCACCACTCTCAACCTGACCTCAACAATAGCACGGCT aCCATGGAGCAGGTGAAAGAGCGTCTGTGGGATGACCACTTCTCTGCGTATGGTCGAGGTGTCCACATGTTCCGCACAGAGAAGATCCAGAAGCTGGTTGCCATGGGAATACCAGAGTCGCTACGGGGAGAGCTATGGATGACCTTCTCTG ACTCATCGTCAGAGTTGGCTTCCCACCCAGACTACTACTCGGGGCTGGTGACGGAGTCTATAGGGCACAGCAGCCTCGCCACGGAGGAGATCGAGAGAGATCTGCACCGCTCGCTGCCCGACCACCCCGCCTTCCAGAACGTCACGGGCATCGCTGCCCTACGCCGTGTCCTCACCGCATATGCCCACCGCAACCCCAAGATTGGTTACTGCCAG TCAATGAATATCCTGGCATCTGTGCTGCTGCTGTACACTAAAGAGGAGGAGGCCTTCTGGCTGCTGGtggctgtgtgtgagagaatgcTGCCTGACTATTTCAACCGCAGAGTCATAG GTGCTCAGGTGGACCAGTCAGTGTTTGAAGAGCTGATCCAGGAGCGTCTTCCCGAGCTGGCCGAGCACATTCCcgacctctcccccctctcttccctctccctgtcctggtTCCTCACCCTCTTCCTCAGTGTGCTTCCCTTCCGCAGCGCCGTCTGTGTGGTAGACTGCTTCTTCTTCCACGGCATCAAAGCCATCTTCCAGCTAGGGTTAGCTGTGCTGGATGCGAACGCTGCGGCACTGTGTGCTAGTGCAGATGACGGCCAGGCCCTCATGATCCTCACTGG CTTTCTGGACCACGTGAAGTACGATGAGAATCCGTCTCCACCTGCCCCTCACCCTCCCTCGTCTccgaggggggaggaggagtgcAGCACGACTGTAGAACTACACACCCTGATCACAGACCTCATCATTGACTCCTATGAG AAATTTGGAGACCTGACGGTGAGACGATTAGAGCGGTTGCGATGCAGACACCGGATCCAGGTTCTCCAAGCACACGAGGACATCACCAAGGAGAACGCT ctcAGGGTGGTGACCccagatgtctctctctcccctgaaaaCCTGGCTGATGTCTACGATCTCTTCAAG ACAGAGCACTTCATCAACCTGTACTGGGGTGATGGGAGCACCACTGTGGCTCTCCAGCACCATGACCCAGGCCAGCCCTATGTGGAGCAGTACAGAGTGGACCGTGCCCAGTTCAAAAGCCTGTACGTGCTACTGGTTCCCTGGCTGTGTGGCCTCCACACTGACACCGTGGCCCACCGGACCTTCACACTGCTGGACCAGGACAGAGACTTACTCATCACCTTCAGAAAGTTTGCCGGGTGGCTGG ACACACTATACTGTGAGGAACTGAATGAGAAGATCAGACTTCTGTATCGTTTGCACATACCTCCAG CTCTGACTGAgagtgaggatgactctcctccacTGAAGAGCCCTCTGCTGTCCACTACCAGACCACTCCATATAGAGATGCCGAATG gaggagatcagagactATCAGGAGCAGTTGAAGCAGATGTTGAAGGACCTGGCTCAGGAGAAGAATGTGGAGAAACCGCTACCTCTAATGAACCAG AGGGAGTTCATCCAGTTTTGTAA